ACGGAAATGCGACTATCGACAACGATAGCCTGACCGCCATTTTCGATGAGCCACGACATCGCTTGTGCGTCATTGGCATCGTCGCCGGCAAAAGTGGTCGTTTGCGCGTCAAACTTTTCGGGAAACAACCTAAAGAGCGAGCGGAGCCCTTCGGTTTTGTTGATAGCGGAATCGAGCGGGATCTCATGTGCAAATGGACCTTGGAACAGATTCAGATTGTGCGCGGCCGTGAACAATTGCAAGCTCCATACCAATTTGGAGTGGAGGTCAGCATCGAGGTTTCGGTAGTGAACAGTCACAGACACGAACTTGTCTTCCAAGTCGACTTCAAACGGTGCAATCACTTCTCGGAGAGGTGGGAGTACTAACTCGCGAAGTTTCACAGCACGATCCTTCGCGATTGGGTTGGCGACAACGACCGTCTGTTGAGGATCCTGCCAAAACAATCCGCTTGTACCGCCGAGATAGAGATCTTGACAATCGACTCTGAGTCGAACATCCTCAACCGTGCGACTCGTGAGAATTGCAACTGACGTTTCGGGGCGAAGTGACAACTCTTGCAACATGAGTTGAGATTCCGGAAGAATGGCTGCAAGTGCCCGATTTGGCACCAATTCAGCCAGCGTGCCATCGAAATCGAATACCCAAAGTTGTCTCATTTCATATTCTCCCGTTCAGCCGCCAGAATTGGTTGAATCCGTCGAATCTCTTCGAAAATGCTGCTCCCCCATCCATAGATGTTGTTGGCGGTCACAAGTCGGCGCATACGAGTCATTCGTTCACGTCGTTCGGTCTCATTCATTACCAGCGCCGCATAAAATGAAGAAGCAACCTCATCCACGTCGTAAGGATTTACTTGGATTGCATCGATTAGCTCGCGTGCCGCTCCGGTGTATCGCGAAAGCAATAACACTCCATCACCGTCTATGCGCGAGGCGATGAACTCTTTTGCGACAAGATTCATTCCGTCGTGGACCGAAGTCACGAGGAGCGTGTGCGCCAACTGATATGCTGCAAGGACTGTAATGTAGTCGTGATGACCACGAAGAAATCTAATCGGTATCCAGCGAGCAGTTTGGTACTTCTGATTGATTTCGTCGACAAGCGTTTCAACCTTGGAATCCAAACGACGATATTTGTCCACACCAGATCGGCTGGGAGCGGCGAGCTGCAAAAGTGTCACTTTACCGTGCAAATCGGAGTTCTCGCCAAGTAGCTGGTCGAAGGCTCGAAGTCGCTCCGGGATACCCTTGGTATAATCGAGGCGATCGACTCCGACAAAGAGCGTCTGGCCAGCTTCTGCAGATTCAATTTCGTGAAGAATTTCTTGAGCTCGGCGCGAGATCGCTTCACTTCCGGAATCGATGGCGATTTGACTGATATCAACGCTGATAGGAAACGGTCGCACGAATGTCATCTTTCCGCCTCGGAATATTCTGAAGTGTTCGCGATCGACTCGCGATTCAATGACAGAATCAACAGTATCGAGAAAATTGTTGCAGTGGTATTGGATGTGGAACCCGAGAAGATCATTACCCAAGAGTCCATCCAACAGTTCTTCACCCCACGGCATTATTCTGAAAGCTTCAGAGTTTGGCCATGGTATGTGCCAAAAATGCACCAGCGTAAGATCGGGACGGTGATTCTTCAACATGCGCGGGAGCAAGGCAAGGTGATAATCCTGTATGAAGACGATGGCCGGATCGGGTCCAACTTCCTCAAGGACAGCAGCGCAGAATTTCTCATTTACTCTACGGTAAGTTTCCCAATCGGCACGAGAAAAGGTCGGTCGTGCATAGGCGATGTGACAGAGGGGCCAAATTGCATTGTTGGCTACGCCGTCATAGTACCCGAGTTCATCCTGACTCGTTAACCAAACCCGGCGAAGGGTGTACTTAGGATCATGTTTAGGTACAACCACCCGATCGTATCTATCGACGACTCGTCGATCGGCAGAACCAGAACCGTGGGCAATCCAGGTCCCGTTGACAGCGCCCAGGATTGGCTCGAGCCCAGTAACCATGCCGCTTGCCGGACGAATCTCCCGGTAGCCGGTGCCGAATGATTCGTGGATTATCGGTTCCCGGTTGGAAACGACTACCAACTTCGATCCGTCGGCCACGTCGCGGATTATTCTCGCCAGTGACGATGAGTCGACCAGAGTGTTGTGGTGCTCCGAGCCAATGCGGCTAGACTCGATTCGCTCCGGAATCTCGATCAAGTCGAGTGGTGAGTTTCTGTCGTCGTCTGTGTTTCTCATGCCGAGCCTCCTCAGCAAATGACAATCGCCAACGCTTGAGCGTTTCGCGTTGCCGGAGTTTCTTCGGATGTCGTCCGTAAACAGACTTTACTATCAAAGTGCTTGTAGGTCGAGCAATGCACACACTTCAGAGTGGTGCGATTACAGTTTCAAGAAGAGAATTCACTTTGTAACTTCGATTTCGCCAGCGCGCTTGAAATAAGTCGCAGTCAAAGTTGGCGATTAGTATTGCTCTATTAGGTATATGCTTCGGGTTCCCAATTCGTTTGAGTGATTTGTAAGCTACACGCACAGAGTCTATTGACACCTGCCACTGTGTGACTGCAATCAGCAAGATACGATGTGGCACAATCGCGCGCATTTCATGGTGAAACGTGCGCAAGCAGCGAGGTGAATGGCCATTGAACAACTTAAAAGCCAACTGGCGGAGATGAGAGGCAACAGTATGCCAGTTGTTACTTGTGAAGATGACCTCATTTGCGAGAGTCCTGCGCTCAAGAGAAAACCGCATGGGACCTGACACTCGAGCCTACGCA
This genomic interval from bacterium contains the following:
- a CDS encoding trehalose-6-phosphate synthase; this translates as MRNTDDDRNSPLDLIEIPERIESSRIGSEHHNTLVDSSSLARIIRDVADGSKLVVVSNREPIIHESFGTGYREIRPASGMVTGLEPILGAVNGTWIAHGSGSADRRVVDRYDRVVVPKHDPKYTLRRVWLTSQDELGYYDGVANNAIWPLCHIAYARPTFSRADWETYRRVNEKFCAAVLEEVGPDPAIVFIQDYHLALLPRMLKNHRPDLTLVHFWHIPWPNSEAFRIMPWGEELLDGLLGNDLLGFHIQYHCNNFLDTVDSVIESRVDREHFRIFRGGKMTFVRPFPISVDISQIAIDSGSEAISRRAQEILHEIESAEAGQTLFVGVDRLDYTKGIPERLRAFDQLLGENSDLHGKVTLLQLAAPSRSGVDKYRRLDSKVETLVDEINQKYQTARWIPIRFLRGHHDYITVLAAYQLAHTLLVTSVHDGMNLVAKEFIASRIDGDGVLLLSRYTGAARELIDAIQVNPYDVDEVASSFYAALVMNETERRERMTRMRRLVTANNIYGWGSSIFEEIRRIQPILAAERENMK
- the otsB gene encoding trehalose-phosphatase, which gives rise to MRQLWVFDFDGTLAELVPNRALAAILPESQLMLQELSLRPETSVAILTSRTVEDVRLRVDCQDLYLGGTSGLFWQDPQQTVVVANPIAKDRAVKLRELVLPPLREVIAPFEVDLEDKFVSVTVHYRNLDADLHSKLVWSLQLFTAAHNLNLFQGPFAHEIPLDSAINKTEGLRSLFRLFPEKFDAQTTTFAGDDANDAQAMSWLIENGGQAIVVDSRISVFGSYKVASPMELVHLIRLEFAQTAR